One window of the Polycladomyces subterraneus genome contains the following:
- a CDS encoding MBL fold metallo-hydrolase: protein MHWILWIMIPLFGIFLLLLIFFGYRYWYHLGRLPQPSRRPLRHHPRPDRWSSDEVTITWVGHATLLINLYGTRILTDPVLGERVGISLGPIQIGPRRFVPPALRVEEIGPVDLILLSHAHFDHFDLPTLKRLAFHRTHVLTARNTTHLLKGMPFHSIRELGESETVELDGGLRITAIPVRHWGNRLPWNTDYGYTGYLIEKNGVRLFFAGDTAYTPGLRSLRKYGPIDVAFMPIGAYKPDTYQVNHCTPEQAWQMFLDTGARWMAPIHWRTFVLSYEPVDEPMQRLLLAAGPDENRIILREQGMEFRLP, encoded by the coding sequence TTGCATTGGATCTTGTGGATCATGATACCGTTGTTCGGCATATTTCTGCTATTGCTGATCTTTTTCGGTTACCGATACTGGTATCATCTGGGCCGTCTCCCCCAACCTTCGAGACGGCCGCTCCGGCATCACCCCCGGCCGGATCGATGGTCATCTGATGAGGTGACCATCACGTGGGTGGGACACGCCACTTTGCTTATCAACCTGTACGGTACACGAATCCTGACAGACCCCGTCCTGGGAGAACGTGTCGGTATCAGTTTGGGGCCGATCCAAATCGGCCCCCGACGGTTTGTGCCTCCGGCGCTGAGAGTGGAGGAAATCGGGCCGGTGGATTTGATTCTTCTTTCCCACGCCCATTTTGACCACTTTGACCTACCCACCTTGAAGCGGTTGGCCTTTCACCGGACACACGTTTTGACGGCCCGTAACACAACTCATCTGTTGAAAGGCATGCCGTTTCACAGCATACGGGAGCTGGGTGAATCGGAGACTGTGGAACTGGATGGAGGATTGCGCATCACAGCTATCCCTGTAAGACATTGGGGAAACCGGCTTCCATGGAACACCGATTACGGGTATACAGGCTATCTGATTGAGAAAAATGGCGTACGTCTCTTTTTCGCCGGAGATACCGCCTACACGCCCGGTCTGCGCAGTTTGCGGAAATATGGCCCCATCGATGTGGCATTCATGCCGATCGGCGCCTACAAACCGGATACGTACCAAGTGAACCACTGCACACCTGAACAAGCCTGGCAGATGTTTTTGGACACGGGGGCCCGTTGGATGGCTCCCATCCACTGGCGCACGTTCGTCCTGTCGTACGAACCGGTGGACGAGCCGATGCAACGGTTGTTGCTGGCAGCGGGTCCTGACGAAAATCGGATCATCCTCCGGGAACAGGGGATGGAATTCCGTCTACCGTAG
- a CDS encoding nicotinate phosphoribosyltransferase, translated as MERIGDALHTDKYQITMMYAHWKNGSHQRKRAFDLYFRHLPFGNGYAVFAGLERAVQYLENLRFTEEDIAFLARQPEQYDPDFLEMLRTFRFQGDVYAVPEGTIVFPNEPLLRLEGNVMELQLVETALLNFIGYQTLVATKAARIRTVAGNDLVMEFGTRRAQESTAAIWGARAAYLAGFDATSNVRAGERFGIPIIGTHSHSWVQDFENELEAFRAFARAFPEQSVLLVDTYDTLRSGLPHAIQVGLELKRQGKRLAGIRLDSGDLAYLSKQARKMLDEAGLTDTRIIASSDLDEDTILNLKAQGARIDSWGIGTKLITAYDQPALGAVYKMVAKMEQGQWVPTIKISSNPEKVTTPGRKNVYRIVDKVTGKAQADLITHVDERVDEKTPLVLFDPVHTYRKKRVTHYQAIELLQPVIRNGERTAELPSLEEIRRYHREQRSLFWEEYLRLLNPEEYPVDLSNKLWKMKQELIQQIYQTFVEPKNKRD; from the coding sequence TTGGAACGAATCGGTGACGCATTGCACACGGATAAATATCAGATCACGATGATGTATGCACATTGGAAAAACGGGTCGCACCAAAGAAAGAGAGCGTTTGACCTGTATTTCCGTCATCTTCCGTTCGGCAATGGTTACGCCGTGTTCGCCGGGCTGGAACGGGCGGTGCAATATTTGGAGAATCTCCGATTTACCGAGGAGGACATCGCCTTTCTCGCCCGGCAGCCGGAACAATACGACCCCGATTTTTTAGAAATGCTCCGCACGTTTCGGTTTCAGGGCGATGTGTACGCCGTACCGGAGGGGACGATCGTATTTCCCAACGAACCGTTACTCCGACTGGAAGGCAACGTGATGGAGCTGCAATTGGTGGAAACCGCCTTGCTCAACTTTATCGGCTACCAGACACTGGTTGCCACCAAAGCGGCCCGCATCCGCACCGTGGCTGGCAACGACCTGGTCATGGAGTTCGGCACGCGTCGGGCACAGGAAAGTACGGCCGCCATTTGGGGAGCGAGAGCAGCGTATCTCGCCGGGTTTGACGCCACCTCCAATGTCCGGGCCGGTGAGCGTTTCGGTATCCCCATCATCGGCACACATTCACATTCTTGGGTGCAGGATTTTGAAAACGAACTGGAAGCCTTTCGCGCGTTCGCCCGTGCGTTTCCGGAACAATCCGTCCTGCTGGTGGATACGTACGATACATTGCGAAGCGGGCTCCCCCATGCGATTCAAGTAGGTCTGGAACTGAAGCGGCAAGGCAAGCGACTGGCTGGGATCCGGTTGGACAGTGGCGATTTGGCCTATTTGTCCAAACAAGCGCGCAAAATGCTGGACGAGGCCGGATTGACAGACACCCGGATCATCGCGTCCAGCGACTTGGACGAAGATACGATCCTGAACCTGAAAGCACAAGGTGCCCGCATCGATTCGTGGGGAATCGGGACCAAACTGATCACGGCCTATGATCAGCCCGCACTGGGAGCCGTTTACAAAATGGTAGCCAAAATGGAACAGGGTCAGTGGGTGCCTACCATTAAAATCTCGTCCAATCCGGAAAAAGTTACCACACCCGGTCGGAAAAATGTGTACCGGATCGTCGACAAGGTGACCGGAAAAGCACAGGCTGATCTGATCACCCATGTGGATGAACGGGTGGATGAGAAGACCCCGCTCGTGTTGTTTGATCCTGTCCACACCTATCGGAAAAAACGGGTCACCCACTACCAGGCAATCGAGCTGTTACAACCTGTGATCCGAAATGGGGAACGCACAGCAGAGCTTCCGTCGCTGGAGGAGATTCGACGTTATCATCGGGAACAACGCTCCCTGTTTTGGGAAGAATATCTACGTTTGCTGAATCCCGAGGAGTACCCCGTCGACCTGTCCAATAAGCTGTGGAAAATGAAACAGGAGTTGATTCAACAGATTTACCAAACATTTGTCGAACCGAAAAATAAGCGGGATTGA
- a CDS encoding M67 family metallopeptidase, giving the protein MASSYLSIWGPVVEQIHRYLRQQYPKEGCGILAGHAQEITHFFPIPNLDDSPHSFSFEPQAYLETIRQLREQQLEWIGVVHSHPTTEPYPSARDIANWHYPEKSYWICSLKQGHCRLSAYYIRHQQVIPVMYQIIVNR; this is encoded by the coding sequence ATGGCCTCTTCCTATCTTTCGATTTGGGGCCCCGTTGTCGAACAGATCCACCGTTACCTTCGACAGCAATATCCCAAAGAAGGATGCGGCATATTGGCGGGTCATGCCCAGGAGATCACGCACTTTTTTCCGATCCCCAACCTGGATGACAGCCCGCATTCGTTTTCATTTGAACCTCAGGCCTATTTAGAGACGATCCGGCAATTGCGGGAACAGCAATTGGAGTGGATCGGGGTGGTCCATTCCCATCCCACCACCGAACCTTATCCGTCCGCCCGCGACATCGCCAATTGGCACTACCCCGAAAAAAGCTACTGGATCTGTTCACTCAAACAAGGACACTGTCGTCTGTCAGCCTACTATATTCGACACCAACAAGTGATTCCTGTTATGTACCAGATTATTGTGAATCGCTGA
- a CDS encoding DUF72 domain-containing protein, translated as MTEIRVGVCGWGDHDLYPPKTPSKEKLALYTRHFDVVEVDSSYHAIQPPERWERWVEETPPGFRFVVKAYREMTGHGRPQRAPERTREEVFDLFEASIRPVMVSGKLSMVLFQFPPWFDCTREHVRYIRWCRERYPTLPLAVEFRHRSWFLPRFQEKTLQFLKDHELIHVVCDEPQAGEGSIPIVPEVTHSELSLVRFHGRNREGWSASHRPDWREIRYAYRYSEEELREWLSHFHHIRERTKQLILLFNNNSQGDAADNAKQMIHLLAEKGWIESSADPQPVFRQGTLF; from the coding sequence ATGACGGAAATCCGGGTGGGGGTTTGCGGCTGGGGTGATCATGATCTATACCCACCCAAAACCCCGTCGAAAGAGAAGCTGGCGTTGTATACACGTCATTTTGATGTTGTGGAGGTGGACAGTAGCTATCATGCGATCCAACCGCCCGAACGGTGGGAGCGTTGGGTGGAAGAAACACCGCCCGGGTTCCGTTTCGTTGTGAAAGCCTATCGGGAGATGACCGGTCACGGCCGTCCGCAACGGGCACCGGAGCGTACCCGGGAAGAGGTGTTTGATCTGTTCGAAGCATCCATTCGGCCGGTAATGGTTTCCGGAAAGTTGTCCATGGTGTTGTTTCAGTTTCCCCCTTGGTTCGATTGTACGAGGGAACATGTCCGCTACATCCGTTGGTGCCGCGAACGATACCCGACGTTGCCACTTGCCGTTGAATTTCGGCATCGGAGTTGGTTTTTGCCCCGTTTTCAGGAAAAAACCCTGCAGTTTCTCAAGGATCATGAACTCATTCATGTGGTCTGTGACGAACCCCAGGCAGGAGAGGGTTCCATTCCGATCGTGCCGGAAGTGACACATTCTGAACTTTCTCTCGTCCGGTTTCACGGACGGAATCGTGAAGGATGGAGCGCTTCTCACCGACCCGATTGGCGGGAGATTCGCTATGCGTATCGTTATTCGGAAGAGGAATTGCGAGAGTGGTTGTCCCATTTCCATCACATCAGAGAGCGAACGAAGCAGTTGATCCTGCTGTTCAACAACAATTCGCAGGGCGATGCGGCAGACAACGCCAAACAGATGATTCATTTATTGGCGGAAAAAGGTTGGATCGAATCATCCGCTGATCCGCAGCCTGTATTTCGGCAGGGAACATTGTTTTAG